gagggagttctcgctcctccaggtctgctcgagaggctcagctgaaggaggagactcgggcagcacaggagcaggctcgagcagcacaggagcaggctcgagcagcgcaggagcaggttggacagctgacgcaatatatggcttattattttcaggtaatccgtctatctcatcacgtgtcgtcattgtattcaaagtataatgttgtgattctaacgttgcatccatttgcaggaaatgactactcgactcggccctgatatgaacttgcccgcttttcgccctccccaggtaacactatctgaacacttcaattccatagcaactctttttttattatcaaaaatggctcgcgggcacaaggatggggacagtggccaggacaagctccagcgtcgtagccacagtggaccggtgttgagtggacgcaggcacctccaggcacttggacgcctccaccccaaggatcgcagccagtcccgggatgggtgccaccggtctcccagccatcggcgggctctcagccatttcaagcgtggatggcaccgccaccgacggggtgggtgccaccacctctggggtggccagcacaacagtacccgtggatgcatgcacaacctcctcctcaccatggatcacaggtgacattccatgtttagttttatgcaaatattgaccaaacacagcaatgtataggtatagggatagcaaaatacagccttatttgaatgattgatgaattgcagggttcagtgtcacatgctcatggatcggagggtggtgtcaacgtccaagacttcctcgtccatggtgctggagggagtggccaccttcctggtggcggaggagggagtggccaaaactcccacagcccgccggagtgaggagtgagtagtgagtagtgagtagctagtgagtgtgttttgtgaattgtgtatttgaatggacaatggacttatggacttatggactctggacttatttgaatggactatgaactatttatgtatatgtgaatgtgttttgtgaattatgtattaggcttgtgaatctgtatatgtgaattgtgatattgtgtattttgctgtgaattattaataggtgcagaaaaatctgtttttgggggggggcatcaattttcgtcggcctcggtggtggccgacgaaaatatgttcccaggctattttcgtcggccaccacagaggccgacgaaaatagcctgacacgtattttcgtcggccaccaccgggccgacgaaaatagtcagtcgaccatttattttcgtcggccttgggaaagccgacgaaaataggttattttcgtcggtaccgacgaaaataggtgcctattttcgtcgaacttattttcggcgactattttcgtcggcctgccgacgaaaatactctattttcgtcggtttaggcttattttcgtgggtttttggtccacgaaaatttaggcgtttcctgtagtgaccTCCccgtttatatagatgaagggttaTGATCGATTAAaccccacaatcgatcaaatcaactcTATTTCTCATTTTTACATTATGcattagtttagccctagtttagtgttCTTCTACCTCGAATATTCACCTCTTttgggctctacgtcgattagagacgATTTGGGTGGCCTGTCGATACCAAGACACATTCTAGAATCTCTCCTCCCGACATGGTCCCTCCCGAgaggcgagatctaggtctgTTGCAAAGAAGATGCTATCGCGAACCGTCTGAACGTACGCAGAGGAGGAGTCGCTCCTGTGCCCATGTCGTGGACCGTCCTGCCTTATgccacggaccgtccgcacctTCGCAGAGAGCACCGACAGGTGGTTCGTTCCAGCGTTTGGCGTCCAGATCGGTGCCAATGGGGAGCCACACCACATGTGCTTCTCTTGTGTGGTTAGCTGTTCATCGTATTGCTTTTTCCTTTGCCAATCCATCGCTAAGTAGTGGGGCTTTATTTGCATCTATGAGAGGTACCTGGGATACAGCCATATCCAGCTTGATCCTCGGTGACCACCTGACGATGCTCTCTTATCACATGAAAACTGGTCCATCTTGGACCATTGCTGCATTGGTTTTCTTTTTCAGGGTTTTCCCCCCGGCGGCCGGTTCGAAAGAGAAAGGTAGCCAacaaggacgatgatggcgcataTACTTGAACTTGTTAATCTCGTTGGGCGCCGGTGATTAACAATACTCAGCTAGCGCGCGCTTAACAATACTCAGCTAGCGCGCGCTTAATTGTGTTGCTTAATCAGGTTTGTTGAAGTACTTCTGTATCGTTGCGTTGTTCCAACGTATTTTTTTAAGTGCAGCCAAGGTTTtgagtaggattgcaatgtgtgtAGCCAGCCAAGATTTTGAGTAGGATTGAGCTTGTAGTGTTAATCGTTAGGAGTATTAACCCCCATTTTTTAGTGCCACACTAGCTCTAGATCACTCACACCACCCCTGTTTTTAGTGTCATGTCTGTGAAAGTTGACTTTGGACTAAGATCTGGGATCTTGGCCGGCAGACTGGCAGAGGGCGGTAGTGGTGCTTCTGCAGCAAGCAGCAAGCAGCAGAGAGATCTCATCTGATATGTTGCAATGGCAGTAACTAACTTTTTCGTCCATGGCACCAGGAGCCAATTGGGAGCAGCACAGTGACTGACCCCTGGCCTGCATATATAGATCCATTGCTGAATCTCAACCGTGCATGCATTATTTCTGAAAGTAGTGACACACTTGATGCCTCATCTCATCATTTTTGCTTTGCTAATTAGTAGTCAACTTGGAATTCACAAGGGCAGAGACCAGTGGCTGAAACAGTCGGGGAACGAAACGATGGACTTTCAAATTACACTACTAATTAACAGTAGCCATATACATTCAACAGAAGAAAGAAATGAAcatgctagctagctagctgctaGGTCGACGAAACATAAATAAAACATAAAGAGAgagcctcttcctccatcaacagGTTGCTACTATACAGCAAGCTAGCGGCCATAGCTGCAGTAAAAATCCCCTAGGCTAGGGCTCACTCACTTCCCCTACTGATGGGAGGGCtccattcttttcttttcttttactcAACTCACTCTCACTGTTTTTACCCGTATATTACTCACTACTGATGTACCTCGATCTCAAAGAACAAATCAACAACAAACCAAGGGGATTGGACGTGCTGTGAGACTAACTAAAACACCATCAACGAACAACTGTCTGTCAGCTGTGTGTGCGCTTCAGAAAAGTTAGCTTCAATCATCGTCATGCATGCTCCCAGGTGTGGCCGATCGGATTAGAAGACGACCGAGATGCAGCGCCTGTGGCAGGCGCCGGCCCTCTTGGTGGGCTTGGTCTCCTCCCTCCAGACGTTCCCGAGGTCCTTGGCGATGCGCACGGCGTCGGCGGAGGCGCCGGAGAGGCCGCGCCGGGTGAAGCCCACGGCGTACAGCCCACTCTCGCCCTTCCACCCGTGCGGGAACGCCGTCTTGGGGTACCCGTCCTTGTTGAAGAAATCGTTGCCCTGAAAGAACACATTTTTGGAGACGGAGGAGATTAGTTGATGAGATCAACGAAGGGAATGCTCTTGACTTGTTTGCAATGGAACAGTAGCATTATATTTGATGGATTTCAATTCTTGGACTGTGAATTTACCTGGAGCCACTGCGGCACGTTGCTGCGATatccggtggcgaggatgacggcgTCGAAGCCGAGCGTGCGGCCGTCGGCGACCTCAACCTGTCCGCCCTTGCCGGCGAACCGTGTCACCGCAGGGACGACGGTGATGTCGCCGGCGCGGATGCGCGCGAGCGCGCCGTAGTCGAGGACTGGTGTGCGGCCGTGCGTCTCCTTGAGCTGGAGCGGGCCGGCGGCGGGGCGGCGGAGGCCGAGCCTGGCGAGGTTGCCGAGGACGAGCCACGCCAGGAGCACCATGAGCCAGTCGACGAGCCAGAGCGGGAGCCAGCGCATGAGCAGCACGGCGAGCCCGAAGGTGGACGTGCCCAGCACCTCGCGCGGGAGGACGTGGACGGCGTCGCGCACCACCATGGCCGGGCGCGCGCCGTGCTCGGCCAGGTCCAGCGACACCTCCATCCCGGAGTTGCCGCAGCCGACCACCAGCACGCGCTTGCCGGCGTAGGCCTCGCCGGACTTGTACTCGCTCACGTGGGTCACCTCGCCGTCGAAGCCGGCGAGGCCCGGGATGTCGGGCACCACGGCCTCCGCGTTCTCGCCCGTGGCGACCACGAGCCAGCGCCCGATGTACTCCATGTCGCCGCCGGCTCCGCCGTTGGTGACGACGCGCCAGAGGCCCGACGTCTCGTCGTAGCGCGCCGACAGCACGGTGGTGCCGAACTCCGGCTTGATCTCGAACTCGGCGGCGTAGCGCTCGAGGTAGTCGACGAACTGGCGGCGGGTCGGGTACTCCGGGTAGTCTTCCGGGAACGGCATGCGCGGGAGCTGGCAGAACTGCTTGGGTAGGTGCAGCTTGAGGCGGTTGTACGTGCGCCGTTGCCACAGCGAGGCGATACAGTCGGCGCGCTCCAGGACGACGAACGGCACGCCCTGCTCCCGCAGGCACGCCGCCACGGCTAGCCCCGACGGCCCCGCGCCCACAATGATGGGCCCGGTCACCCACACGCAGCGCGGGGAGAAGAGGCTATCCATGCGGTCGGTAGGGAGGAGCCCCATGGCTGGATGTGTGCTCTGAGCTAGGTCTGTACTCTGTAGTGTGATGCTCTGAGGTCTGTATCTATCGGTGAGTATGTAGCTGCTGATGtgaagctagctagctagctatggTAGAAGAATGAGGAGGAGAAGGTGTTGTGTCCTGTTTGTTGCTGGAGCTAGGAGAACGGAGGAGATGTTGTTGTGTTGGTGGTTTGGGGGTTGGACTAGTGGTGGTTATATAGAGAAGGGAAGGAGGGAGGGTGGGTCAGGAATCAGGATGGAGGGAGAGGGAGACGCCGGACAGCATTGTGTGTGCCGAACAACTGTAGGCATGTGAATtcgaaggagagagagagagagagagagagagagagagagagagagagagagagagagagagagagagagagagagagaggaagacgAGGAGAGAGAAAGCAGTGGTGCTGTTGCTGCATGCTGGTGGGGACGGAATGGAGATCGATGGAGTCTGCATCTGCTCTGCATGATGAGAGAGAGAGGCAGGGCAGCAGAGGAAGAATATTGGCATGCACCATGCACGCAGTAGCTACAAACAATAACGAACGAACAGACAAACAAAATGGTGGAAGATTACATGGAGATCGAGAGGATCTAAAAGTCCCCTTTTTTTCTTCCGGAATTCGAGTTTTAAAATCCCCTCCTCTTCTCGTTCTGGGCCGGTGTGGAATGAGAAAATTCGATGCAGATTTTATCTCGTTTTATGAGAGATTCTGAGGATGAGGGTGGCTAGCTCGAGCGACCGACTCACTCACTGACTACACATGCAGGGATGCCCTTCGCCCAGTGGGGCGGAGGGTGGTGTGCGCCGCCGCTGCCATTGTTTGGCGTACGTGGATTCCCTCTGCATCCTCGATGCTATGCATGCGTCCACGGTCCACGCCATCGCCACCACCATCACCAACGGTGACGAGCGGGTTGAAGAGTGTTGGACCGATcgaccggccggccggccggccgcccGCGCCGCTCGCGCTTCCCgcagtcaggcacgcgcgcgcgcCGCGCCTCCTCGATCGCGCTCCACTATTATTGAGATCCACATCCACGTCGTTGCATGCGAGAGTCAAAATTAGTTTcagattaattaattaattaatctcCACGGCTAGTTGGTTGGGTTAATCCAGGTGCACTTTGCCCCCATTCCTCAGCTATTCCATTTGCCACTACAGTAAAATTACACATTTTCGACAACcttcttatgtccgacggcttagagATTATTTGTCGTCGGAAATTCCATGTATGCATGCTACGACTGTGATATCTATACATGTCCATTGTGCGTGCCACGCCAGCACGGCACGGACACGATCAGACATGACATAGTTACCCGAGTGCCATGCACAACACAATGCTAGGTTCGCGTCGGGCCGCGCCAGCCTGCAGTATGTTGAGCCGGCCCAAACATAGCACCGAAAAAATGGAAATTGTGTCGTGTCGTGCTTGCGGCCTGGCCCGAAACACGcaaaaaaaaaatcaaaattCAACATAAATCAAATTGTAAACCACATATTATGAAATACTGAAATATAGCCGAATTGCACACAAAGTCGCAAACTATGAAATACTCAAATATAACGACAACAATTCTACACAAAGTCACAAACTATAAAATTCTTAGATATAGCAGAAACAGTTCACACAAACTCATGATTAGACTCAAACTATCAAACACAGTGACATAGACTCAATCACGGCTTACAGAGAGATAGACAAAGATTGATGCAAACAAAATACTACTGGAGTCTGGTGCCTTAATGCAAtgctgcctcgttaaaaaccatcCTAGGTAAAAATTCATACCTCGTAAGAAAACCCTAGAAAGGAAAAGAGTACAACCAGCTCCTTTAGGTTTAATGTTCAAGTCCAGTCGAGTTTAATAGTTCATCACAAGTTATAATAGAGTAGTAATAGCAACAGAATTAAGAAGCAATAACAACGACTCTCAATTGCTCAACATctaccaccagttccacctccacctcttctttcttgccctctgTTCTCATTGTTGGCATTTTCATCTAGGTACATTGTTTGAAAAACACCTTCAAGTTCCTTGGCCTCTTTCTCCACCGTGTGCTGACTGTGCAAGTCAACGAGCTCCCAGTTCTTTATCCAGGACAAGACTTCAACCGTATCAGGAGTTAGCCATCTCTGGTCCTCAAGCAACCTGCCAGCTAAACTAAAAGTAGACTCTGATGATAAAGTGGAAGCAGACACAGTTAGAACATCTTTAGAAAGTATAGAAAGCACATGATAGGTCAACTTGTGCCGTTGCCACTAGTTTAGAAGATTGAGATAAGAGTCAAACTGGGTAATAGTATCACTATCAAGATATGATGATAACTCAGATATAGCAGCATCATAAGTGAACCAACGGGATTATATTTAAGAACAGATCGAATTCTACCAGATTGTTCCTTTTCTTCCTTAGCAGCACAAGTATCAATATGGCGTAGCAAATGTCCAGTGCAACCAGATGATTTAGTAGAAAATGTTTGCTTACAGTGGATGTAGATGGCAAAGACCCTTACCCTCTTACCGTTCACCATTTTTACCTCTTTGAAGTCAATCCAAGCTttagaccttgaaaatagcctagaggagggggtgaataggctaaacctAAAAATTATCACCACAAACTTCAAGATAATGTCAAATCAACAGTTCAACTGGTGTAGGCCAGTTCAACTGATATAGAGGcgagttgaaccactctgaacctgTCCAACAGCTAGAGTAAATCTAGGCTTCGAACTACACGGAAATACATTGAGAGATTCCTTTAGAACGAAAATACAAGGGATAAACTAAGTGTGGATGGTGAGAAATACAAGAGTGAATCCACCACGAGATCCACACGAAGAACAACTCTATATGCCTTTCTTGCCAACTAAAACACAACCACGAATCCAAGCAAGagcacaagacacaagatttatcccaaggttcggccacaccacaaaggtgtcctattccccgttgaggagcccacaacggactaggtcttttccaaccctaatcgtaCACAACCAAACCACAAAGCTCAAGGAAAATCGTTTCTCAAATCGGCTCACAAGAgcaggtgatacaaacttcttggggtcgtccacaagttTGGAGACTCCTAAGCAACCTCAATCCGTTAAGGAACTCGAAGGTTCCAAGAACAAGTTTGCACAAGAGGTGTTTGCAACAAGCTCAAGAGATGAGAAAGAGAGGGAAGAGGAAAAACAAATCTGAAAGTCATAAGCACAAAcctcactgaaagggaaatgtgcccttgggcaatttcaaataatattttggtgattagatacaTAACACAATAATTGAGTACTTATGCGCGAGAAGTGCAAATCAgagacaaaggtatgtttctagacttggtgaattgttttatgtactaacaaaattatccaagtgctagaaactgtgactaaagaagaagagaagaaaagggaaagagttggctgtgtgcagcaaacaccagctcggtctggcacatcggactgtccggtgcgccaggctggccggcGATGAACTGGCCGCTTTCGGGAAAACGcagaggcgtacgactataattcaccggactgtccggtgagccaacggtcgccagtgccaacggtcggctgcgcaatccgcgggcgacgcgtggcccgcagcaacggtcgattgggcacaccggactgtccggtgtgcaccagacagtgtccgatgcgccaatcgACCCTGAGGACCAACAGTCGAatgtgccagaaaaggaaggagatcgtgcaccggacagctacagtgactgtcggtggtgcaccgggctatccggtgcaccacccgacagaaggcaagtttggccttccaagttggtctccaacggctgctagctgccttggggctataaaagggacccctaggcgtatggaggaggacaccaagctttcacaaaacattctaagactcccagactctgaCTCCACGCTTTTGATTCTCAGTGTTAGCAatttgagctctatttgagttgtgaactccatgtgttgtgtttcgagctcaagttgtgacttgtgtgcgtggttgtgctgcggatttgagtcttgtgtgtgttgctctccccaacgTTACTCTATGCTTTCTTTGTGATATCAattataagggcgagagactccaaattgtggagattcctcgcaaacgggaaaaatactctgaaggaaaagactgtggtattcaagttgatcattggatcgcttgaaaggggttgagtgcaaccctcgtccattgggacgccacaacgtggaagtaggcaagtgttacttgaccgaaccacgcgataaaaatcgcgtgtccctTGTGTTCTCAAggactcgcttcaaagctacttagccgtactaacactttgacaatcaagttttgtggctattattttttgattttacaggatcacctattcacccccctctaggtgctctcaattggtatcagagtcgtactcttcatttaagggactaatcgcccgaagagatggatcctaaggaaaAGGGGatagtggtcaacgataaggaaaaggagtccctcttcaacgagccaagagacgacaagcctaccgactcaggctcaagtcacaagaagagagacgggaagaaga
This portion of the Zea mays cultivar B73 chromosome 2, Zm-B73-REFERENCE-NAM-5.0, whole genome shotgun sequence genome encodes:
- the LOC103646858 gene encoding probable indole-3-pyruvate monooxygenase YUCCA9, with translation MGLLPTDRMDSLFSPRCVWVTGPIIVGAGPSGLAVAACLREQGVPFVVLERADCIASLWQRRTYNRLKLHLPKQFCQLPRMPFPEDYPEYPTRRQFVDYLERYAAEFEIKPEFGTTVLSARYDETSGLWRVVTNGGAGGDMEYIGRWLVVATGENAEAVVPDIPGLAGFDGEVTHVSEYKSGEAYAGKRVLVVGCGNSGMEVSLDLAEHGARPAMVVRDAVHVLPREVLGTSTFGLAVLLMRWLPLWLVDWLMVLLAWLVLGNLARLGLRRPAAGPLQLKETHGRTPVLDYGALARIRAGDITVVPAVTRFAGKGGQVEVADGRTLGFDAVILATGYRSNVPQWLQGNDFFNKDGYPKTAFPHGWKGESGLYAVGFTRRGLSGASADAVRIAKDLGNVWREETKPTKRAGACHRRCISVVF